One Penaeus monodon isolate SGIC_2016 chromosome 42, NSTDA_Pmon_1, whole genome shotgun sequence genomic window, cacaccctcaccgcGTGCACTTGTTGGTGAGGCggtcaacaacaacagcagcaaagaaaagaacaaacacaaTCATGCAACTACTTGACTCAGCACTTGCatggatgtgggggtgggggtgggtgggggagggggaggggcctgAGTGAAGGTAAAGCGGAGGCCGAGAcggcgaaggggagaggaggaggagggctctgcgccccttccttccctccctccttccctccttccctccttctttccataCGAATGCAACGGCGCTTCGTGAGCCCGACTCAGGGGCCCCTCTCGaaatgcgtgggggggggggggcaccgccgCCGCCGCGAACGCCGCCGGGACACCGCTCCGGGACCCgcggggggagggcaggggagggcaggggagggcaggggagggcaggggaggcgCTCCTCCCTCAGGGGTGAAAGGGCGAggggggcgaaggagaaggaCAGGCGCCGCccttggaggagggggggcggggcggagggCGCGGCGGCCCTACCGCGAGTGGGTGGggatgtggtggtgggggtggtggtggacgCTGGGGTAGGGCGACGTGGGCGAGGGGGCGCCCATGGGGGAGTGCGGGggcaggggggagtgggagggcagGGGCGTCTGCGGGGCCACCAGGTGGGTGTGCTGGTGCAGGCCGACGCCCGCGTGGTCGCCGTGGGCGGCGTGGGCCGTGTGGCCGGGCGAGGCCTGgctgaggtggtggtggtggtggctcatgtggtgggtggaggtgggcGTGGAGAGGTGCGGGGTGGGCGGCGGGTGCGGGTGGTGGTACTGGGGCTGGTGGTGGTGGGTCTggagcgcggcggcggcggcggcggcggcggcggcggcgtggtGCGAGGGCGACGCCATGGTGCCGCCCTGGTGCATCGAATTGAGCGTGGGCGCGGAATACATCATTTGGCGTACCTTGTGCTCGTCCTCGTTGACGGCGTAGGTGAGCTCCGTCTCCTCGTAGCCCGTGGCCGACATGCGCTGGTCGTGCTGGTGCGAGGACACCTGCGGCGGGTCCGGCGAGTTCAGGCACGTCTGGATCAGCGCCTTGCCCGCCTCCGACGTGATCATCGGCTGCAGCTTCCGCGTCGCGAACGTGTACACGTGGCCCGTCTCGCTCGCCACCAGCAGCATCACCTGCGTCCCCGTCAGCGTCGACAGCTCATACGCCTGCGGGAGGAGACACGGCGGTCAGCacgggtaagaggggggggggggtcagagagggggtaacgaggaggagaaggggataagagagaaagagaaagaaagagagagaggagagagagagagaggagagagagagagagagagagagagaaaggaggggaggagagagaggagagagagagaaaagaggggagagagagagagagagagagagaggagagagagaggagagagaggagaggaggagagagagagagagagaggagagagagaggaggagagagagagaggagagagagagagaaaagagagagagagagagagagagagagagaggagagagagagaggagagagagaggagagagagagaggagagagagagagagagagagagagagagagagagagagagagagagagagagagagagagagagagagagaaaaggggaggagggaaagggaggggagaggggaagagaagggcaaTGAGAAAGGTCAGTGGCTTAGCAAACCGATGGAGCGAAGAGGACATCAGATAAAGGCTTTATAACAAATGTgtccgagagaaaaaaataatgacttgaGCTCTCTGATTACCGACGACAAAAATGCATAAGCAAATAgagctgcgtgcgtgtgtgtgtgtgtgtgtatgtgtgtgtgtgtgtgtatgtgtgtgtgtgtgtgtgtgtgtgtgtgtgtgtgtgtgtgtgtgtgtgtgtgtgtgtgtgtgtgtgtgtgtgtgtgagaaagagagagaaagagagagagagagagagagagagagagagagagaggagagagagagagagagagagagacagacagacagacagagacagagacagagacagagacagagacagagacagagacagagacagagacagagacagagagacagagagacagagagagacagagagacagagagacagacagagacagacacagagagaataataataataataaacacaataataaaactaaaacgaAAGAGCCAGAGGGCGACCATCCAGCAAACCTCCTTTACAAATAAACCCTTACACTATCAAATGCAcgagcccccccccctaaacGAACGCCTGATGTAGGTCAGCCCACTTTCCAAGCCTCTCGACGGAGGAGGAACCGAGGGCAGCGCCGCCGACAAGAACTCCGAGGGCAAATAACaagccaataaaaataataataa contains:
- the LOC119599388 gene encoding serum response factor homolog: MQNPSHNNVDDKFGMNFGGFDPELFSGPHMGGPMGGMGIGMKRSAHDAGLDREPLGLSSDDDSDLLKKDDKMHPSSSNRDAVLSHQTNLESQSQPSKPSLLPNGKKTKGRVKIKMEFIDNKLRRYTTFSKRKTGIMKKAYELSTLTGTQVMLLVASETGHVYTFATRKLQPMITSEAGKALIQTCLNSPDPPQVSSHQHDQRMSATGYEETELTYAVNEDEHKVRQMMYSAPTLNSMHQGGTMASPSHHAAAAAAAAAAALQTHHHQPQYHHPHPPPTPHLSTPTSTHHMSHHHHHLSQASPGHTAHAAHGDHAGVGLHQHTHLVAPQTPLPSHSPLPPHSPMGAPSPTSPYPSVHHHPHHHIPTHSR